From the genome of Pantoea alfalfae, one region includes:
- a CDS encoding 2-hydroxyacid dehydrogenase: MALKQCKVLIRGKFLPPQLIENIEKTFTAFRLWEADDESAFLAEQGAAIDILVTSGNAVMGASAALIAALPNLKAICSNGVGYDSIDTEAARSRGIVVTNTPEVLNDCVADLGMALLLDVARRISEADRFTRAGHWTQGRFPLSSKIGGKVCGIVGLGNIGQAVARRAQAFGMQIHYYNPRSRPDVPYTRHESLVALAQQADFLVLTLPGGAATRHIINADVLQALGPQGYLINIARGSVVDQQALVDALETGQIAGAGLDVFEQEPHVPDALRPRDNVVITPHIASSTRETMAAMAGLVFENMLAFARGEPVLTRVV; this comes from the coding sequence ATGGCATTAAAGCAATGTAAGGTGCTGATCAGAGGGAAATTCCTGCCGCCGCAGCTGATAGAGAACATTGAAAAGACGTTCACCGCGTTCCGGCTGTGGGAGGCGGACGATGAGAGCGCTTTTCTGGCTGAACAGGGTGCTGCCATCGACATACTGGTCACCAGCGGCAACGCGGTAATGGGGGCATCCGCCGCACTGATCGCGGCATTGCCCAACCTCAAAGCGATCTGCAGTAACGGCGTCGGGTATGACAGCATTGATACGGAAGCCGCCCGATCGCGCGGCATTGTGGTGACCAACACGCCGGAGGTGCTCAATGATTGCGTCGCGGATCTGGGCATGGCGCTGCTGCTGGATGTGGCGCGCCGCATCAGTGAGGCCGATCGCTTCACACGCGCCGGGCACTGGACGCAGGGCCGCTTTCCGCTGAGCAGCAAAATCGGCGGCAAGGTGTGCGGTATCGTCGGGCTGGGCAATATCGGCCAGGCGGTAGCCAGGCGCGCGCAGGCGTTTGGTATGCAGATTCACTACTACAACCCGCGTTCACGTCCTGACGTGCCCTATACCCGGCATGAGAGCCTGGTGGCGCTGGCGCAGCAGGCCGATTTTCTGGTGCTCACGCTGCCAGGCGGTGCCGCAACGCGCCATATCATTAACGCAGACGTGCTGCAGGCGCTGGGCCCGCAGGGTTATCTGATTAACATCGCGCGCGGCAGCGTGGTGGATCAGCAGGCGCTGGTGGATGCGCTGGAAACCGGGCAGATCGCCGGTGCCGGGCTGGATGTGTTTGAACAGGAGCCGCATGTCCCTGACGCCCTGCGCCCGCGCGACAATGTGGTGATTACGCCACATATCGCCAGCAGCACCCGCGAAACCATGGCGGCGATGGCCGGCCTGGTGTTTGAGAACATGCTGGCGTTTGCCCGTGGCGAGCCGGTGCTGACCCGCGTAGTCTAA
- a CDS encoding HD-GYP domain-containing protein, which produces MIKLITIDELRPGMFIHKLEVWWIKDERIHNQMLITDPRQIATLRSEGIRQLWIDLDRSVQAPIATSIAKRTIGRTPFFQELDQAQLIFQQGKPKVLAMFNEARLGNGLKLDYMMDLVDDIAGSITREPSAMLSVARLKNHDDYTYLHSMAVCGLMIALGKKLGLDEQQLRRVGMGGLLHDVGKAAVPLAILNKAGKLTEEEFRVMREHPVVGTQMLIEADADDDLLDIALHHHEKYDGSGYPHRLKGEAISFYARMAAVCDVYDAVTSTRSYRNGWTPAEAMHQMLSWRGHFDPGLLHTFVRTIGIYPVGSLVRLASGRVALVVKAGEKSLMRPCVHVFWSLHAQREVKPEELDLGDSFCTDSIVGAEDSALWGNVDLNRIWALEVA; this is translated from the coding sequence GTGATAAAGCTGATTACCATTGATGAACTGCGCCCTGGGATGTTTATCCACAAGCTGGAGGTCTGGTGGATAAAGGACGAGCGCATTCATAATCAGATGCTGATCACCGATCCACGACAAATCGCCACGTTACGCAGTGAAGGGATCCGCCAGCTCTGGATCGACCTCGATCGATCTGTGCAGGCGCCGATCGCCACCTCGATCGCGAAAAGAACCATTGGGCGTACCCCATTTTTTCAGGAACTGGACCAGGCACAGCTGATCTTTCAGCAGGGCAAACCGAAAGTACTGGCGATGTTCAACGAAGCGCGGCTGGGTAACGGCCTGAAGCTTGATTATATGATGGATCTGGTGGATGACATCGCCGGCTCGATCACGCGTGAACCCTCAGCGATGCTCAGCGTGGCGCGGCTGAAAAATCATGATGACTACACCTATCTGCACTCCATGGCGGTCTGCGGGCTGATGATTGCACTGGGTAAAAAACTCGGGCTGGATGAGCAGCAGCTGCGTCGGGTGGGCATGGGCGGTTTACTGCATGATGTCGGCAAAGCCGCTGTGCCGCTGGCGATCCTGAACAAAGCGGGCAAGCTGACGGAAGAGGAGTTCAGGGTGATGCGCGAGCATCCGGTGGTGGGCACGCAGATGCTGATTGAAGCCGACGCCGATGACGATTTGCTCGATATCGCCCTGCATCATCATGAAAAATATGATGGCAGTGGCTACCCGCACCGTCTGAAAGGGGAAGCGATTTCGTTCTACGCCCGGATGGCAGCGGTGTGTGATGTCTACGATGCTGTCACCTCAACCCGCTCCTATCGCAACGGCTGGACACCGGCAGAGGCGATGCACCAGATGCTGAGCTGGCGCGGCCATTTCGATCCGGGCCTGCTGCACACCTTCGTGCGAACCATCGGCATCTATCCGGTAGGTTCGCTGGTGCGTCTGGCTTCCGGCCGGGTGGCGCTGGTGGTAAAGGCAGGCGAAAAATCGCTGATGCGCCCCTGTGTGCATGTCTTCTGGTCGCTGCACGCCCAGCGCGAAGTGAAACCGGAGGAGCTCGACCTCGGCGACAGTTTCTGCACCGACAGTATTGTGGGCGCAGAGGACAGTGCACTATGGGGTAACGTCGATCTCAATCGTATCTGGGCGCTGGAAGTCGCCTGA
- the kdpF gene encoding K(+)-transporting ATPase subunit F — MSVGVITGIVLVVLLLGYLIYALLNAEAF, encoded by the coding sequence GTGAGCGTGGGCGTAATAACCGGCATTGTGCTGGTGGTGTTGTTACTGGGCTATCTGATCTATGCCCTGTTAAATGCGGAGGCTTTCTGA
- the kdpA gene encoding potassium-transporting ATPase subunit KdpA: MAANAFLLIAFYLVLLMVLAQPLGRGLAALVADKPVFARLEAPLWRLLGAQQSDMRWPHYLLAILLFNALGFVVLLAILLMQGALPLNPQQLPGLSWHLALNTAVSFVTNTNWQSYSGESTLSYFSQMVGLTVQNFLSAATGIAVAFALIRGFANRSAATLGNAWRDLTRITLYVLLPISLLVALFFVSQGSIQNFAPYHSFTTLEGVQQTLSMGPVASQEAIKMLGTNGGGFFNANSSHPFENPTVLTNLVQMLSIFLIPAALCFAFGESVRDRRQGHMLLWAMTLMFVAAVSVVMWAELQGNPHFLQLGADSAVNMEGKETRFGILNSSLFAVITTAASCGAVNAMHDSFTALGGMVPMWLMQLGEVVFGGVGAGLYGMLLFVLLAVFIAGLMIGRTPEFLGKKIDVWEMKMTALAILVTPALVLIGTALAMMTDAGRSAMANPGIHGFSEVLYAVSSAANNNGSAFAGLSANTPFWNLLLAVCMLLGRFGIIIPVMAIAGAMAVKKVQPVGNGTLPTHGPLFIALLIGTVLLVGALTFIPALALGPVAEHLQLVQGQSS; the protein is encoded by the coding sequence ATGGCGGCCAATGCTTTTTTACTCATCGCATTTTATCTGGTGCTGCTGATGGTGCTGGCGCAGCCGCTTGGCCGGGGCCTGGCCGCGTTAGTGGCCGACAAGCCGGTGTTTGCCCGGCTGGAAGCGCCGCTGTGGCGACTGCTGGGCGCGCAGCAATCGGACATGCGCTGGCCGCACTACCTGCTGGCGATTCTGCTGTTTAATGCGCTGGGTTTCGTGGTGCTGCTGGCAATATTGCTGATGCAGGGCGCGCTGCCGCTGAATCCGCAGCAGCTGCCTGGCCTGAGCTGGCATCTGGCGCTGAACACCGCCGTGAGCTTCGTCACCAACACCAACTGGCAATCCTACAGCGGCGAAAGCACCCTGAGCTATTTCAGTCAGATGGTGGGCCTGACGGTGCAGAACTTCCTCTCAGCCGCAACCGGGATCGCCGTGGCGTTTGCGCTGATCCGTGGCTTCGCTAACCGCAGCGCTGCGACCCTGGGTAACGCCTGGCGCGACCTGACGCGCATCACGCTCTATGTCTTACTGCCGATCAGCCTGCTGGTGGCGCTGTTCTTTGTCAGTCAGGGCAGCATCCAGAACTTCGCACCTTATCACAGCTTCACCACGCTGGAAGGCGTGCAGCAGACGCTGTCGATGGGACCGGTGGCGTCGCAGGAAGCGATCAAAATGCTGGGCACCAACGGTGGCGGCTTCTTTAACGCCAACTCCTCCCATCCATTTGAAAACCCGACGGTGCTGACCAACCTGGTGCAGATGCTGAGCATCTTTCTGATCCCGGCGGCGCTCTGCTTCGCGTTTGGCGAAAGCGTACGCGATCGTCGTCAGGGCCACATGCTGCTGTGGGCGATGACGCTGATGTTTGTCGCGGCGGTATCGGTCGTCATGTGGGCCGAACTGCAGGGCAACCCGCATTTCCTCCAGCTGGGGGCCGACAGCGCCGTCAACATGGAAGGCAAAGAGACGCGCTTTGGCATTCTTAACAGCAGCCTGTTCGCGGTCATTACCACCGCGGCCTCCTGCGGTGCGGTGAATGCCATGCACGACTCCTTTACTGCGCTGGGTGGCATGGTGCCGATGTGGCTGATGCAGCTGGGCGAAGTGGTGTTTGGCGGCGTCGGTGCCGGTCTCTACGGCATGCTGCTGTTTGTGCTGCTGGCGGTGTTTATCGCCGGGCTGATGATCGGTCGTACCCCGGAATTCCTGGGCAAAAAAATCGACGTCTGGGAGATGAAGATGACCGCGCTGGCGATTCTGGTCACCCCGGCGCTGGTGCTGATCGGCACCGCGCTGGCGATGATGACCGACGCTGGCCGCAGTGCAATGGCGAACCCCGGCATTCATGGCTTCAGCGAAGTGCTCTACGCCGTCTCCTCGGCGGCCAACAACAACGGCAGCGCCTTCGCCGGGCTGAGTGCTAACACGCCGTTCTGGAACCTGTTACTGGCGGTCTGCATGCTGCTGGGCCGCTTCGGCATCATCATTCCGGTGATGGCGATAGCCGGTGCGATGGCGGTGAAAAAAGTGCAGCCGGTAGGTAACGGCACGCTGCCAACCCACGGTCCGCTGTTTATTGCCCTGCTGATCGGCACGGTGCTGCTGGTGGGTGCACTGACCTTTATTCCTGCTCTGGCGCTGGGCCCGGTGGCTGAGCATCTGCAACTTGTTCAGGGACAATCCTCATGA
- the kdpB gene encoding potassium-transporting ATPase subunit KdpB: MSRQQQALFDAALLRTSAWDAVKKLDPRVQFRNPVMFVVWLGSVLTTLLALAMLSGRISGSASFTGAIALWLWFTVLFANLAEALAEGRSKAQASSLKGVKKTSFAKKLSAARYGAEWQQVSADALRKGDAVLVEAGDIIPCDGEVIEGGASVDESAITGESAPVIRESGGDFASVTGGTRILSDWLVITCSANPGETFLDRMIAMVEGAKRRKTPNEIALTILLVSLTIVFLLATVTLWPFSAWGGKPVSITVLVALLVCLIPTTIGGLLSAIGVAGMSRMLGANVIATSGRAVEAAGDVDVLMLDKTGTITLGNRQATQFLPAPGVSEEQLADAAQLASLADETPEGRSIVVLAKQRFNLRERDLSSMGASFIPFSAQTRMSGVNVQDRLIRKGAVDAVRRHIEANHGRFPAEVNAQVEEVARSGGTPLVVSEGANVLGVVALKDIVKGGIKERFAELRKMGIKTVMITGDNPLTAAAIAAEAGVDDFLSEATPEAKLALIRQYQAEGRLVAMTGDGTNDAPALAQADVAVAMNSGTQAAKEAGNMVDLDSNPTKLLEVVHIGKQMLMTRGSLTTFSIANDVAKYFAIIPAAFAATYPQLNMLNVMQLHSPASAILSAVIFNALVIIFLIPLALKGVSYRPLSAAALLRRNLLIYGLGGLLVPFVGIKAIDLLLVLSGMA; this comes from the coding sequence ATGAGTCGTCAACAACAGGCATTATTTGACGCAGCGCTGCTGCGTACCTCGGCCTGGGATGCGGTGAAAAAGCTCGATCCCCGGGTACAGTTCCGTAACCCGGTGATGTTTGTGGTCTGGCTCGGCAGCGTGCTGACTACGCTACTGGCGCTGGCCATGCTGTCTGGCCGCATCAGCGGCAGCGCCAGTTTTACCGGCGCGATTGCGCTCTGGCTCTGGTTCACCGTGCTGTTCGCCAACCTGGCGGAGGCGCTGGCTGAAGGGCGCAGTAAAGCCCAGGCGAGCAGCCTGAAAGGAGTGAAAAAGACCAGCTTTGCCAAAAAACTGTCAGCGGCGCGTTATGGCGCGGAGTGGCAGCAGGTCAGTGCCGATGCGCTGCGCAAAGGCGACGCGGTGCTGGTCGAAGCGGGCGACATTATTCCCTGCGACGGTGAAGTGATAGAGGGTGGTGCCTCCGTGGATGAGAGCGCCATTACCGGTGAATCTGCACCGGTGATCCGTGAGTCAGGCGGTGACTTCGCCTCCGTCACGGGCGGTACGCGTATTCTCTCTGACTGGCTGGTCATTACCTGTAGCGCCAACCCGGGTGAAACCTTCCTTGACCGGATGATCGCCATGGTGGAAGGTGCGAAACGTCGCAAAACCCCGAATGAGATTGCCCTGACCATCCTGCTGGTGTCGCTGACTATCGTGTTCCTGCTGGCGACCGTCACGCTCTGGCCGTTCTCGGCCTGGGGCGGCAAGCCGGTCAGCATCACCGTACTGGTGGCGCTGCTGGTCTGTCTGATCCCCACCACTATCGGCGGGCTGTTGTCGGCGATTGGGGTGGCGGGGATGAGCCGTATGCTGGGTGCGAACGTCATTGCGACCAGCGGACGTGCGGTGGAAGCCGCAGGCGATGTGGATGTGCTGATGCTGGACAAAACCGGCACCATCACGCTGGGTAACCGTCAGGCGACCCAGTTCCTGCCCGCGCCGGGCGTCAGCGAAGAGCAACTGGCCGACGCCGCGCAGCTCGCCTCGCTGGCCGATGAGACACCTGAAGGCCGCAGCATCGTGGTGCTGGCGAAGCAGCGCTTTAATCTGCGTGAACGCGATCTCAGCAGCATGGGCGCCAGCTTTATTCCGTTCTCAGCCCAGACCCGCATGAGTGGCGTAAACGTGCAGGACCGGTTGATCCGCAAGGGTGCGGTCGATGCGGTACGTCGTCATATTGAAGCGAACCATGGCCGTTTCCCTGCCGAGGTCAATGCGCAGGTGGAAGAGGTGGCACGCAGTGGCGGCACGCCACTGGTGGTGTCAGAGGGCGCGAACGTGCTGGGCGTGGTGGCGCTGAAAGATATCGTGAAGGGCGGCATCAAAGAACGCTTTGCCGAACTGCGCAAAATGGGCATTAAAACGGTGATGATCACCGGCGATAACCCGCTGACCGCCGCGGCCATTGCGGCGGAAGCGGGCGTGGATGACTTCCTGTCAGAGGCGACGCCGGAAGCCAAACTGGCGCTGATCCGCCAGTATCAGGCAGAAGGACGGTTAGTGGCGATGACCGGCGACGGCACCAACGATGCGCCTGCCCTGGCGCAGGCGGATGTGGCGGTGGCGATGAACTCCGGTACCCAGGCGGCGAAAGAGGCGGGCAACATGGTCGATCTCGACTCGAACCCGACCAAGCTGCTGGAAGTGGTGCACATCGGTAAACAGATGCTGATGACGCGCGGTTCCCTGACCACCTTCAGTATCGCCAACGACGTGGCGAAATATTTCGCCATCATTCCGGCGGCGTTTGCGGCCACCTATCCGCAGCTCAACATGCTGAACGTGATGCAGCTGCACTCGCCCGCCAGCGCGATTCTGTCGGCAGTGATCTTTAACGCCCTGGTGATTATCTTCCTGATCCCGCTGGCCCTGAAAGGCGTCAGCTACCGCCCGCTGAGTGCTGCTGCGCTGCTGCGCCGCAACCTGCTGATTTACGGTCTGGGTGGCCTGCTGGTGCCGTTTGTCGGCATCAAAGCGATCGATCTGCTGTTAGTGCTTTCAGGCATGGCCTGA
- the kdpC gene encoding potassium-transporting ATPase subunit KdpC, with product MSQLRPAILLLLLLTLVTGVVYPFLTTGLAQWLFPAQANGSLLEEEGVAHGSALIGQNFTQPGYFWGRPSATSDKAYNPLASGGSNLAASNPALDKAVADRIAVLRAANPQAAAAVPVELVTASASGLDPDISPQAALWQALRVAASRKVPVAQVEALIEKMTHRPLLPFLGTPTLNVLQLNIALNEL from the coding sequence ATGAGTCAGTTACGTCCGGCAATTTTACTGTTGTTGTTGCTTACGCTTGTGACCGGCGTGGTTTATCCTTTCCTCACCACCGGGCTGGCGCAGTGGCTTTTTCCGGCCCAGGCCAATGGCTCGCTGCTGGAGGAGGAGGGCGTGGCGCACGGATCTGCGCTGATTGGGCAGAACTTTACCCAGCCCGGCTATTTCTGGGGGCGTCCTTCAGCCACCAGTGATAAAGCCTATAACCCGCTGGCCTCGGGCGGCAGTAATCTGGCCGCCAGCAACCCGGCGCTGGATAAAGCGGTGGCCGACCGCATCGCTGTTCTGCGGGCCGCCAATCCCCAGGCAGCGGCCGCCGTGCCGGTTGAGCTGGTGACTGCTTCCGCCAGCGGGCTGGACCCGGATATTTCGCCTCAGGCTGCACTGTGGCAGGCTCTGCGTGTCGCTGCCAGCCGCAAGGTGCCGGTGGCACAGGTCGAGGCGCTGATTGAAAAGATGACGCATCGTCCGCTGCTGCCCTTCCTCGGCACACCGACCCTCAATGTGTTGCAGCTGAATATAGCGCTCAACGAACTGTAA